A genome region from Triticum aestivum cultivar Chinese Spring chromosome 2B, IWGSC CS RefSeq v2.1, whole genome shotgun sequence includes the following:
- the LOC123044369 gene encoding uncharacterized protein: MDGSTNNNNDGMPQDCKMVHGDPSIHAAMMSMQESEVVIGREMIDGSDMNSGNKTSCDVEMSRADESVRACGNGTTEALAPTASELINGSDMSSGNKTASDVEMSRADESVRACGNGTTKALAPTASSCNTNEKPTTSDHFTLETVSEECKEIRCNRCWKTFAYISGSKVRSASHLKRHVYSCRGSGTKSLGRPSIGGRDRDSRSSSFQIEAPDGHKKDEETKAKIQYTRPIPFPLKCPGYAVVDMKGSPHNVWLRWRRAILTFRLWCFNTSDQRYQFGHPHKLSCVLPKSGHFLFYFCIGSTNWLCAVIDGPSGYLDGYITRSTGKHYELRVRENQAKVQKGQKGQKGQKGPQPRLIEKAKELPWPGTYSVGSSCRLGFHGLFWSVKTMHQFVETGLDNGFVERAGQTIIVHTSEAGRSDSLMEDIDDCFCSDDAHRLGSERLGKAQNWSNDSRDAQLEMEDITPCKHDRANGSKRKSVSDENEAQTPEMVKAVESIETFRLFHRPKHEHGKFLLDNMPIKLSSSGPVNYQRKPDLDLTSARFLTERFKYKSPILREDLDNKNKTIKTKFQPASVKPPAVELERLEEHEANEAKESVTQEMGVSFEIHGADTSVSSSPTASVKFTRPVDSYSDIMRGAGIDAAPHDLNLLDCNSYMTVDRRPQPMKHKQLFNGHYSGLRNLHGVTCYMNSTLQCLRAIPELKEAIKSYPDNAEGASVDGAHHNLTLAARDIFLRLDQSDGPVKTEQFFEMLLTAHPQFSERHEGAYMQQDAQEFWSLFLETLSATLPSKGSEPTTDWMKKMFQIDCVTRTNCVESGETGSKPDSSYILTCTLANDIQNIQQGLKRGMRTEVTKHSPSLQRDAIHINEAYINQLPRYLTVRLPRLDWQNTAQSPIKIFQKVEFPTELDMHDLCSIELKQKIQASIQALEHSSMDVDHVDSSKPEKALTAIYDLVAVLTHQGRSALFGHYVAWVKHQSGRWIQFNDHVTSLHDESEVLSLCGGSDQDKHTAYICVYKARLV; the protein is encoded by the exons ATGGACGGATCGACGAACAATAACAATGATGGAATGCCACAGGACTGTAAAATGGTACATGGTGACCCCAGTATTCATGCCGCCATGATGTCCATGCAGGAAAGTGAGGTGGTGATTGGAAGGGAAATGATCGATGGCAGTGATATGAACAGTGGTAACAAAACCAGTTGTGATGTTGAGATGAGTCGAGCAGATGAATCTGTGAGAGCTTGTGGCAACGGCACTACCGAGGCATTAGCACCAACCGCAAGTGAATTGATCAATGGCAGTGATATGAGCAGTGGTAACAAAACCGCTTCTGATGTTGAGATGAGTCGAGCAGATGAATCTGTGAGAGCTTGTGGCAACGGTACGACCAAGGCATTAGCACCAACTGCATCAAGTTGCAACACCAATGAGAAGCCCACGACATCGGACCATTTCACCCTTGAGACTGTTTCTGAAGAATGCAAGGAAATCCGTTGCAACCGTTGCTGGAAAACTTTTGCATACATCTCTGGCTCAAAAGTCAGAAGTGCTAGTCATCTGAAGAGGCATGTGTACTCATGTCGTGGAAGTGGAACAAAAAGCCTAGGACGGCCTTCAATAGGCGGGAGAGACAGAGACAGTCGTAGCAGTAGTTTCCAAATTGAGGCGCCTGATGGTCATAAGAAGGATGAAGAAACCAAAGCCAAAATTCAGTATACAAGGCCTATTCCGTTTCCTCTTAAATGTCCG GGATATGCAGTCGTAGACATGAAGGGCAGCCCGCACAATGTCTGGCTGCGTTGGCGCAGAGCTATACTCACTTTTCGTCTGTGGTGTTTCAATACGAGTGACCAGAGGTATCAGTTTGGGCATCCTCACAAGCTGAGCTGCGTGCTTCCTAAGTCGGGCCATTTCTTATTCTATTTCTGCATCGGCTCAACAAATTGGCTTTGCGCCGTTATTGATGGTCCTTCCGGTTACCTCGATGGCTACATCACAAGGAGTACTGGAAAGCACTATGAACTCAGGGTCAGGGAAAATCAAGCGAAGGTACAGAAGGGACAGAAGGGACAGAAGGGACAGAAGGGTCCACAACCACGTCTTATTGAGAAAGCAAAGGAGCTACCTTGGCCTGGAACTTATTCCGTTGGTTCATCTTGCAGGCTGGGCTTTCATGGCTTGTTTTGGTCAGTCAAGACTATGCATCAGTTCGTTGAGACAGGCTTAGATAATGGTTTCGTGGAGCGTGCCGGCCAAACCATTATAGTGCATACTTCCGAGGCAGGCAGGTCTGATAGTCTAATGGAGGACATCGATGACTGTTTCTGTTCGGACGATGCACATCGCTTAGGCTCGGAAAGACTTGGGAAAGCCCAGAACTGGTCAAACGACTCTCGAGATGCACAGTTGGAAATGGAAGATATAACACCTTGCAAACATGACAGAGCCAATGGATCCAAACGAAAATCTGTTTCTGATGAAAATGAGGCACAGACACCTGAAATGGTGAAGGCAGTTGAATCTATTGAGACATTCAGACTTTTCCATCGTCCGAAACATGAGCATGGCAAATTTTTGCTGGATAATATGCCCATAAAACTCTCCAGTAGTGGTCCAGTTAATTATCAACGGAAACCTGACTTGGACCTTACTTCTGCGAGATTTCTGACCGAGAGATTCAAATACAAGAGCCCCATTTTAAGAGAGGACTTGGACAACAAGAACAAGACAATCAAAACCAAGTTTCAGCCTGCTAGTGTCAAGCCACCAGCTGTGGAACTGGAGCGTCTAGAAGAACATGAAG CTAATGAGGCTAAGGAAAGTGTTACACAGGAAATGGGTGTATCTTTTGAG ATACATGGTGCTGACACTTCTGTTTCGTCCTCACCAACTGCTAGTGTCAAATTTACAAGGCCAGTAGACAG TTACTCAGATATTATGAGGGGTGCTGGGATAGATGCTGCACCTCATGATTTGAATCTGCTTGATTGTAACTCTTACATGACGGTTGATCGAAGGCCTCAGCCAATGAAACATAAGCAGCTCTTCAAT GGACATTATTCTGGTCTTCGCAACCTGCACGGCGTAACGTGCTACATGAATTCGACATTACAATGTCTACGTGCTATTCCGGAGCTTAAGGAAGCGATCAAAAG TTACCCTGATAATGCGGAGGGTGCTTCGGTTGATGGTGCACACCATAATTTGACCCTTGCAGCCCGGGACATTTTTCTGAGGCTTGATCAAAGTGATGGACCAGTAAAAACTGAACAATTCTTTGAG ATGCTATTGACAGCTCATCCTCAGTTTTCTGAACGGCATGAAGGTGCATACATGCAGCAG GATGCACAAGAGTTCTGGTCACTGTTTCTTGAAACATTGTCAGCAACTCTTCCATCAAAAGGAAG TGAGCCTACCACTGACTGGATGAAGAAAATGTTTCAGATTGATTGTGTGACGAg GACAAATTGTGTAGAAAGTGGCGAAACTGGCTCCAAGCCAGATTCAAGTTATATCCTGACGTGTACTTTAGCAAATGATATACAAAATATCCAACAAGGACTGAAGCGT GGTATGCGTACTGAAGTCACGAAGCATTCTCCATCGTTGCAACGCGATGCTATTCATATAAATGAGGCATACATAAATCAGTTACCAAG aTATCTAACAGTACGACTACCGAGGTTAGATTGGCAAAATACAGCACAAAGCCCCATCAAGATTTTCCAG AAAGTCGAATTTCCAACTGAACTGGATATGCATGACTTATGCTCTATTGAACTAAAGCAAAAGATTCAAGCTTCTATACAG GCTCTGGAACATTCCAGCATGGATGTTGATCATG TTGATTCTTCAAAACCTGAGAAAGCATTAACTGCGATATACGATTTAGTGGCTGTCCTGACACATCAGGGCCGGAGCGCACTTTTTGGGCACTATGTTGCCTGGGTCAAGCACCAAAGTG GACGCTGGATACAGTTCAATGATCATGTTACATCGCTACATGACGAAAGTGAGGTTCTGAGCCTATGTGGTGGCAGCG ATCAAGACAAGCACACGGCCTATATCTGTGTTTACAAAGCTCGCTTAGTTTGA